AAAGGCGCAGCGTTGCACGAGTTTGAGCGCAGCGAAAGGCGAGTGCCGCGAGCCCGGACTGCAGGCATTTTCCGTCAGGAAAATGACCGGAAGGCGAGTCCCTCTCTGCACATGATTTACCCGGGTGCAAACCCGGGTTTTTTGTTGGCGCCAGCACAAAATGACGCTGGCATTTTTCCTTTCTTTTTCCAAAACTTTCAAATTGCTATAATTTATTTATCTTTTCACTTCGGAGAAAACCTTTTATGACGCCTCTTTTGTCCGCCTGGATTTGCTGGGCCATTGTCGGCCTGTCGCCCATTGCCGGCAAATATGCGGCCGGCGTTATCAGCCCGGCTTTGCTCGTTTTTTTAGGCACGATTATCGGAGTATTGTATTTTACCCCGTGGATTACAAAAAACCATAAATGGGGGGAACTTCTTTCTGGGGAAACCTGCTGGAAATTTTTATTTATCGGCACCTTTGGCACCGCGCTTCCGTTTACCATTTCCCTCATCGCCCTGCACTACACCACCCCGGGCAACGCCGCCATTTTGCAGCAATCGGAACTGCTGTATTCACTGCTGTTTGCGGGGATTTTTTTAAAAGAATTCCCCAGCCGCCAGCAGCTGCTGGGAAGCGCTCTTATCGTGCTGGGGGTGCTGATTATTTTACTCAAAGAGCAATACACCCCGCGCTGGACGGGGGATTTGCTGATTGTGGGCAGCACGTGGATGTTGCAGGCAGGGTCTACGGTCGCCAAAAAACTGCCCAAACATTTAGACCACCGCGTCATCGCCATGGCGCGCAACCTGTTTGCCTTGCCGGCGCTGATCGGCATTTTGGCGGTAATGTGGGGAATGAAAGAATCCTTTGTGCTTCGGCCCAACCTGCAGATGTTCTCGGTACTGGCGTATACGGGATTTTTAAAGTACGGGCTGGCCATGGTGGTCTGGTACAAGGCGATACGCGCCCTGGATTTAAGCAAAGTAACGGCTATTTACTTGTCTTATCCGGTGCTGTCGCTTATTTTATCGGCCCTGCTGGGGCTTGAAAACATCACCTGGCACCAAGCCGCCGGCCTGCTGCTTACGCTGGCCGGGGCCTACTGGGTGAGCCTGACGGTAAAAAAAGAAGGGCATTAACCTTTCATACCCGCTAGGAATTAAGTACAATATATCCAGGAGAATTTATGTTTAACATTGCCCCCGTTATCGCCATTTGGATTGCATGGTTTGCCACCGCCGCCAATTTAGTGATCAGCAAAGCCGCCGTTCCGTACGTAACGTCCGCCCTGTTTATTTTGCTGGCGTGTGCCGTTGCTTCTGTATGTTTTTTGCCCTATATTCAAAAAACAAACGGCTGGCGCATTTTGCTGGATAAAAAAGTCTGGCCGCAATGTTTGGCGATGGGCACCTTTGGCACTGCGCTTCCCATGACGATCTTTATGATTGCCCTCAACTATACCACCCCTGTCAACGGAGCCATTTTAAACCAATTTGAAATTATCTACTCGCTTATTTTATCGGCCATTTTGCTAAAAGAACGCCCCACCCTGCGGCAAATTGGCGGCTCGTTGCTGATTTTGCTGGGCGTAGGGCTGCTATTATGGCAGGCGGGCACCACGGTGCAGTTAAAAGGGGATTTGATGATTATCGGCTGTTTGTGGATGTTCCAGCTGAGCCATATTTTTGCCAAAAAACTGCCGGCGCAAATGCCGCCGCAGTTGATTGCCGCGGCGCGGGCGCTGTTTGCCATTCCGGCCTTGGCGGTATTGGTGGCCTGGCTGGCGGCGTTTCAGGGGCCGCTGCAATTTGAAAGCAACGCCACGCTGTGGAGCATGCTGGTGCTGTGCGCCGTAGTAAACTATTTTTTGGGAAATACCTATTGGTACCAAGCCATCCGTCATATGGATTTAAGCAAGGCAACGGCAATTATTTTGTCGTACCCGGTGATGACGTTTGTGCTGGCCGTCCTGCTGGGGCAGGATAAAATTACCGCTTATAAAATACTGGGCATGGTGCTCGCCATCGGCGGGGCGTATATCGTAACCGGCCTGGTTAAGAAACAAGGAGAAACAAAATGAAAAAGCTCGTTTTATTTGATTTGGACGGAACATTGGTCAATGCGGGAGGCGCCGGACGCACGGCCCTTAAAAAAGCGATGAAAGAACTCTACGGCACCGACCCGGAGTTTGACCATTCCCTCATTTCCGGCCGGACGGATTTGGATAATTTTTCGATCGTTTACTCGTTAATTAAAAAAGGCAAAAAACCCACCGCCGCCGAAATGAAAAAAATGAAAGCCAAATACTTAGAGCTCCTGCCCGTAGAAGTACACGCCGCCGTGCGCTGCAAAAGATACGATTTAATCCCGGGCGTAGAAAAATTTTTAAAACTGTTGTCCAAAGACAAAGACGTTATTTTGGGTTTGGGCACGGGCAATTTGGAAGAAGGCGCCAAAATCAAGCTGGCTCCCAGCAAGCTGGGCGAATACTTTAGCGTGGGAGGCTATGGGGAAGACGGCCACACCCGCGAAGAAATGCTGCAGGCGGCCGTAAAACGCGCGGAGAAAAAATTTAAAACCAAAATCGCGCCCGAAGACGTCTACGTCATCGGCGACACCCACCGCGACGTCTGCGCCGCCAAAAATTGCGGTTTTCACAGCGCGGTGTTGACCAACGGCTTTGGCGACGCCCAAAAAATCCAGCGTGCCGCCGCCGAACTGGAAACGAAAGATTTTACCGATATCACCACTTTCTGCGTCTGGCTGGGAATTAAAACCGACCCCAAAGGCGTCAAACGCGGCAGCTACATCATGCCCGCCAGCGCCATTGAACACGTGTTTTTCAGCCGCACGGGCATTGACGAAGACCGCCTGAAAATGCTGCGCATCAAAAAATACTCGGATTTGGAATCCGGAACCATTATGTGAGGCACCAAAAATGGAATGGTACACCGCTGCAGAACGTTTTACCGAAGCGTTAGCCTCCTCGGAACCAACCCCGGGGGGCGGGGCCGCTGCCGCCATGGCGGGGGCCATGGGCTGCGCGTTGGCGATTATGGCCGTGGGAACCACGCTTAAACGCAAAGCCACGCCCGAAGACGCACGCCCGCGCCTGACGCAAAGTTTAAAAAGGCTGAGCGCTTTTAAAAACGAACTCAAAGGCTACATCCAAAAAGACGGGGAAGCGTATGCCGCGTATCTGACGGCAAAAAAACTGCCCAAGGAATCTGCCGAGCGGGAAAAAGCGGTGCAGGACGCTTTGCTGTTTGCCGCGCGGGTGCCGGCGGATGCGGCGTCGGCGGCCATGCACTGCCTGCGGGAAGTGGACGCTATTAAAAGCGACGTGGCCGAAATTATCCTGTCGGATATATACTGCGCCAAACACCTGCTGCAGGCGTGCATCAAAAGCTCGGTGGAAAGCATTCGGGCCAACCTGTCTTTCATTACCAATGAAGACCGGGTTAACGAAATTAACAAGCAGATTGCCTCGTTTTTAAAGGTCTGCTAAAAGGACAATCTTATGAGCGATAAAGCAAACAAAAGAAGCGGTATGCTGGGCACCATTTACAACATGCTCCCCGGTATTGACGACGATTACGCCGCCAAACTGGTTTACACCCTGGAAGACAAAAAAACCCTGCCCCAGCTGCAGCAGGATATTGCCAATATCGCCGCCCAACTGAGCTCGGACTCGCCGATGACGGACACCATCGTCGCAAAAATTCTGCTGGACGAAATCACCATCCCCGCCGCACTGCGCCAGCTGCGCATTTACAACAATTCCACCTCTATCAGCGAGTTGTGCGCCGCACTGGAAATTCCGGCCAAAGACACCGCCAAGCTGTTGGAAGTCTATTCTTCCTTTTCTTCCCGCAAATACTTTGACGAAGAATTCGCCTCCGCCCTAAAAGACGTGCAGGACAGCGATATGGAAGACGCCAAAAAAGCGCTCCACGCCGTAGACGTATTGCTAAAACAGGCCGATGCGCTTTTGCACAATTCGCCCAAAACTGCCAAGCAAAATAAAAAGGATATTTTTAA
The DNA window shown above is from Elusimicrobium sp. An273 and carries:
- a CDS encoding DMT family transporter: MTPLLSAWICWAIVGLSPIAGKYAAGVISPALLVFLGTIIGVLYFTPWITKNHKWGELLSGETCWKFLFIGTFGTALPFTISLIALHYTTPGNAAILQQSELLYSLLFAGIFLKEFPSRQQLLGSALIVLGVLIILLKEQYTPRWTGDLLIVGSTWMLQAGSTVAKKLPKHLDHRVIAMARNLFALPALIGILAVMWGMKESFVLRPNLQMFSVLAYTGFLKYGLAMVVWYKAIRALDLSKVTAIYLSYPVLSLILSALLGLENITWHQAAGLLLTLAGAYWVSLTVKKEGH
- a CDS encoding cyclodeaminase/cyclohydrolase family protein — encoded protein: MEWYTAAERFTEALASSEPTPGGGAAAAMAGAMGCALAIMAVGTTLKRKATPEDARPRLTQSLKRLSAFKNELKGYIQKDGEAYAAYLTAKKLPKESAEREKAVQDALLFAARVPADAASAAMHCLREVDAIKSDVAEIILSDIYCAKHLLQACIKSSVESIRANLSFITNEDRVNEINKQIASFLKVC
- a CDS encoding DMT family transporter, whose amino-acid sequence is MFNIAPVIAIWIAWFATAANLVISKAAVPYVTSALFILLACAVASVCFLPYIQKTNGWRILLDKKVWPQCLAMGTFGTALPMTIFMIALNYTTPVNGAILNQFEIIYSLILSAILLKERPTLRQIGGSLLILLGVGLLLWQAGTTVQLKGDLMIIGCLWMFQLSHIFAKKLPAQMPPQLIAAARALFAIPALAVLVAWLAAFQGPLQFESNATLWSMLVLCAVVNYFLGNTYWYQAIRHMDLSKATAIILSYPVMTFVLAVLLGQDKITAYKILGMVLAIGGAYIVTGLVKKQGETK
- a CDS encoding HAD family hydrolase, which produces MKKLVLFDLDGTLVNAGGAGRTALKKAMKELYGTDPEFDHSLISGRTDLDNFSIVYSLIKKGKKPTAAEMKKMKAKYLELLPVEVHAAVRCKRYDLIPGVEKFLKLLSKDKDVILGLGTGNLEEGAKIKLAPSKLGEYFSVGGYGEDGHTREEMLQAAVKRAEKKFKTKIAPEDVYVIGDTHRDVCAAKNCGFHSAVLTNGFGDAQKIQRAAAELETKDFTDITTFCVWLGIKTDPKGVKRGSYIMPASAIEHVFFSRTGIDEDRLKMLRIKKYSDLESGTIM